CTTGGTGTCGAGCAGGGCGAAGAAGGCCCACGACCACACTCCCACGCCGACCGCGCCCACCAGGTACACCGGCTTGCGCCCGACCCGGTCGGAGAGCGCGCCGAACAGCGGGATCAGACAGAACTGCACGGCGGAGCCGATCAGCACCGCGTTCAGCGACGTCTGCTTGTCGATCTTGAGGTGCTCGACGCAGTAGGTGAGCACGAACGCCGTGATCACGTAGTACGAGATGTTCTCGGCCATCCGCGCGCCCATCGCGACCAGGACGTCCCGCCAGTGGTTGCGCATGACCGCCACGAACGGCAGCCGCTCGGCGCGCTGTTCCGCCTTGCGCCGCTCCGCCTGCGCCAGCGCCTGCTTGAACAGCGGGGACTCGTCGACGGACAGCCGGATCCACAGCCCCACCATGACGAGCACGGCGGAGAGCAGGAACGGCACCCGCCAGCCCCACGAGTCGAACGCGTCGTCGCTCAGCACGGTGGTCATCAAGGACAGCACCCCGACGGCGACCAGGTTGCCGGCCGGCGCCCCGCCCTGCGGCCAGGAGGCCCAGAAACCACGCCTCTTCGCGTCCCCGTGCTCGGAGACCAGCAGCACGGCGCCGCCCCACTCGCCGCCGAGGGCGAAGCCCTGGATCAGCCGCAGGGTGGTCAGCAGCAGGGGAGCCGCGACGCCGATCGTGCCGTATCCGGGCACGCAGCCGATCAGCGCCGTGGAGAGCCCCATCATCAGCAGGCTGATCACCAGCAGCTTCTTGCGCCCGAGGCGGTCGCCGTAGTGTCCGAAGACCACGGCGCCGATCGGCCGCGCGGCGAAGCCGATGGCATAGGTGAGGAAGGACAGCAGGGTGCCGGTCAACGGATCCGTCTCGGGGAAGAACACCCGGCCGAAGACCAGCGCGGCGGCCGACCCGTACAGGAAGTAGTCGTACCACTCGATGGTGGTCCCGATGAGGCTCGCGGCGACGATGCGGCGGAGGTTGGACGGGGTCGGTGGAGCGGCTGCGGGGGAGGACATCGGCACCACTTCCTGGCGGTCGACGGGGGACGTTCGTGTGTCGCCACACCGTAGGAACGTGCAGGTCAGGGGCGTATGTGGTGGGACACCGTAGTTCGAGGCGTCGGAGTGTGTGTGGTCACCATGGAGGCGGTTCCGAGTCTCTTTGAGGGCATGGTTCGGAGTCGAACAGCGGGAGCGCGACCGTCACGGACACTCTGGCGACCGCATCACAGTCGAACACGCCCCTCGCCGACCACAAACGCTGGAAGCGACTGACGCGCTGGACCCACCGCCGCGACCGCCTGCCGGACACCTACCGAGCCATCGCCGGCCTCGTCTCCGACCGCACCGCCAGCACCTGGGAACAGACCACAACCAGGCCGGACCCAACCGCTGTCACGCACCGGCTCGTTACTCGGTGGCGGTGTCATGGCCACCGGGCAAGCCGGTCCAGCAGTTGGTAGGCACGCTGTTCCACGGCGGCGAGTTCGGTGGGGTCGATCTCCGCGGGCCACAGTTCGCCGGCTGCGGCGTCGTCGGCCTCGCGCAGCTCCACCACCGCCGCGGCCAATCGCATCCGAATGACCGGGATCGACCGCTCCAAGCCGTCGGTCAGCGCCCGCTCCGCATGCTCGGCGGCCTGGGCGCAAGCGGCCATGGCTCGCTCCGCCCGGGCCGCTGCACGGTCATGGACCACCAGGAGCGCGCAGCCCAGCCCCATGAGGATCCCCAGCACGCTGCCCACCCCCCGCTCCAGGACGAGCGCCCGCGCCGGCTCCGGGGCGGCCAGTTCGGCCAGCAGCAGCGCCAGCGGGGTGAGGAAGGTGACGCCAAGACCGTAGTTGCGGGCCACGACGTATTCCAGCAGGAACTCCAGAAGAACGATCACGAGAACGAGCACGGTGGGCCCCGGCTCCGCGGCCAGCAGACCAAGGGTGAGTGCCAGCCCGGCAGCCGTCCCCAGAGTGCGCTGGACGGCACGTTGCGCCGCGATGCGGACATTGACCGAGTGCAGGACTGCCGCGGCGGTGATCGCCGCCCAGTAACCGTGCCCGAGACCCAGGACGACCGCCAGAGCACCCGCCAGGCCGGTACCCAAAGTCATCCGCAGGGCGGGTACCAGCAGGACAGAGGCATGACCGGGGCGCGGCCCCACCAGTAGTCTGGTGGCGCGGCGGGTGGCGGGACCGGCCGTCTCGGGCCCGGTCTCGGCGGAGCCCCGGACGGTGCGGGTCGGCGCGGCCATGGGCGGGAACAACAGCTCGGGCAGCAGGGCGGGGGCCGGGCGGCGCAGGTCCACGAGAAGCCGGACCTGGCGACGCAGGTTGCGTGCCACCTTGCCGGGGTTGTCCGGCGGCCGGCGTGCGGTGTCGATCAGCAGCGACCAGGAGAGGTCGGTCAGGCGCACACAGACACTGCCGCGGACACCTCGCCCGGCCGCGGGTGGCAGGAGGCCGAGAGACCCGTACGCCAGCAGGACCGCGGAGGTGGCCCGGTTCCGGAGGGGCCGATCCTCCTCCCCCGCACCGCTCGCCTCCAGCAGCTCTGCGACTGCGCGCAGTGCCGCGGCCACAGCAAGGCGCTGTGGCCGGTCCGGGTGCACGAGTCGGCCCGACACGGCCACGGCCCAGACCGCGGCCGCTCCCGCCGCGGTCAGCGCGGTCCGCGGCAGGACATCGGCGAAGGAGGCGGGTGAGGCATTGGCCGCGACAGCGAACGAGAAGAGCAGTAGCACCGCGCCGAGCCCGCCCAGCCGCGTGGCGTCACAGGCGAACTTCGCCAGTCCCGCCACCACGGCCATCGCCGCGACCACCACGGCGGCACCGGCTCCCCCCTCCCACGGCTGGGCCCACGCGGCGAGAGCCGAACCGCAGCCCACACACAACGTCATGGCCACCCCGACCACCGCAAGAACCCGAGCACGCCTCGGGTAGGGCAGGTTCGGCCCGAACGTGGTGGTGAACGAGCCCAAGATCGTGTAGACGGCGTAGTCGGGCCGCCCGACCAGCAGCAACGGCAGGACGGGCAGCGCCGTGGCAACGGCGGCCTGCAGGGCATGGGCAAATGCCCCGTCCACCTTGCGCAGGGCGAGCGCACCGCGTGGTGAGAGCACGCGCGCCACGGCCGCCGAACACCGCCGGCCACTCCCCGCAGGGCGAGAAGAGTGCATACTTCCCATGGTCTGAAATACCACCTGCTTCACGTGCCGACCCACTCCTCGCCGCCGTCCGAGAAGATCTGGTGCTTCCAGATCGGCACCTCGTGCTTGAGGTCGTCGACCAGGCGGCGGCAGGCGGTGAACGCCTCCGCGCGGTGCGGGCAGGAGACGGCCGCGATCACGGCGATATCACCGATCGCCAGAAGCCCGGTCCGGTGGACGGCGGCGAGGGCACGGACCGGGAAGTCGGCGACGACCTTCCCCGCCACTCGGAGCAACTCGCGCTCGGCGGTGGGGTGGGCGCTGTATTCCAGTGATACCACCGACTTGCCGTCGTCGTGGTCTCGTACCGTACCGACGAAGAGGGCGGTGCCGCCCGCGGTGGGGTCGCCGACCGCGGCGTACACCTCGTCGAGGGAGAGCGGGGTGTCACGCAGTTCGAGCAGCCGGATGGGGTGCGCGAAGGCATCTGGACAGTGCGGCATGGTTCGGTCCGGAGTCAGAGGTCAGACGGGTGGGCGTCGTGGTGGGTCCGGCGTATGACGGGCAGGCCCACTCAGCCGCCTGCGAACGGGGGCAGCACCTCGACGGTGCCTCCTTCGGCTAGGAGGATCGCAGCATGGTCGCGACGCCCGGCCTGGGTTCCGTCGACCAGGACATGGCTCCTGTGGATGCTGTTGGCTCCCTTGCGGCGGGGAGCCCGGTGTCGGTGGTCATGGTCCGGGTATCCCGAGGACTTCCACGGCGGCCCCGGTGACCGCACCTCCGGCCGGGACCACTGCAAGGCCGTCGGCGAGCGCCAGCCCACGCAGCATCGCCGACCCGCTGTACGGCAGTGGCGCCACCTCGCACTCCGTGCGGCGCACCGGCAGCAACCGGGTGTCTCGTGGGTGCCCCGGCAGTGGCGCGGCGGTGGCCATGCGGAGCGGCTCGGCGTCCGGGTGCCCGCCGAGCCGACGCAAGAGCGGCATCGCCAGGGTCACCATGCCGGCCACAGCGGCCAGCGGGTTGCCGGGGAGGCCGACCAACCGACGGGACCGTCCGTCGGTGGCCGGCGGTAGTTGGGCGAGCAGCATGGGGTGGCCGGGTCGTACGGCGACGGAGTCGACCAGCAGTCGGGCGCCCGCCTCGCCGAGAGCGTCGTGCAGGAAGTCCACCGGCCCGCCGGCGGTGCTGCCCGTGGTGACGACGACATCGGCGCGGGAGTGGCGTAGGGCCTTCCGTACCTGTCCGGGGTCGTCGCCCACCATGCGGTGGCCAAGCACCTGGGCGCCGCAGCTTCGCAGCCACGGCGGCAGCATTGGCCCCAGCGCGTCCCGCACCAGCCCGTCCCGAGGCGGGCCGGATGTCAGCAACTCGTCGCCGAACAGCAGTAGTTCAACGGTCGGGCGGCGATGTACGGCCACCTGGTCGTAACCGGCTGCCGCCGCCAGTCCCAGCATGGCCGGGGTCATGGTGACACCGGCGGGGACCAGTGGTTCGCCTGAGTGGCATTCCTGGCCGCGTGGCCGGACGTCGCGTCCCGGTGGCAGGGGGCCCGGTCCGGTGGTGCGGTCGTACAGCGTGCCGTCCCGGTCCTCGGTCTCCCCGCGCTCCCGGCGCAGTACGGCGGTCGCACCCGGCGGCAGCGGGGCACCGGTGGCGATGGGTACGGCGCTGCCGTCGTCGAGCGGCTCGGGTCGGTCCCCGGCCAGGACGGCGGCGCCTCGCAGCTGCCACGGCCCCGGTCCGGCCACGGCCCAGCCGTCCATCGCCGACGTGTCGAACGGCGGCAGATCGGTGAGCGCGGTCAGCGGTTCGGCGAGGGCGTGACCGAGAGCCCCGGCGAGGTCGCACGTGAGGACGGGCAGTGGTCCTCCGGCGCTGCCGCGGGCGACCGAGCGGGCCTGCTCCCACGCGATGGCCGGGCCCGGTGCGCGCCGCGTGGCCGAGGCCGCCTGCTGTGCTGTCCCGTCCGCTCCCTGCGTACGTGCGGCGGTCATGCGGTTTCCGGGTCTTCCTGGGACTCGGCCCCCCAGCGTTCGGCCAGCACTGCCACCTTGCGGTTGGCCTCGGCGACCGCCGCGGTCCCGCCGCCTGCCTGCGCGGCGGCATAGCCGACCAGGAAGGAGGTCAACGGAGCGGCGGGGCGCGCCACACCCTGGGCGACGACCTTTGTCATGTCGAGCAGACCGGCGATGTCGACGTCGAGGTCGACACCTAGCTCCGTCTTGACGGCGGCAATCCATTTACGCATGTCAGCCCACCTTTCCTCGGTTCTTGTCTTCCGTACAGGGCTGCCGGGCGCCGTCGCCGAAGCCCGGGCAGCGGCCGGCGGACGGCGACGGCAGTGGTTCATCAGCCGCCGATCGCCGACATCGGTCGTTGCGGGCGGCGGAATTCGGGGCTGTCGATGGCGTGGCCGGGTCCCTTGCCCGCGACCGAGGCGCGCCAGGCAGCCTCCAGGGCCGCGTCGTCGGCACCGCCGCGCAGCAGTGCCCGCAGATCGGACTCCTTGGTGGCGAAGAGGCAGTTGCGCAGCTGCCCGTCGGCCGTCAGCCGCACCCGGTCGCAGTTGCCGCAGAACGGGCGGGTGACGCTGGCGATCACGCCGACCGTGGTCTGTGTACCGGCGATGCGCCACTCCTCCGCGGGCGCGTTGTCCTGCCGCTCGACCGGCACCAGCTCGAAGCGCTCGCCCAGGCGGTCCAGGATCTCCTGCGCGGTGACCATCCGGTCTCGTGCCCAGGCGCCCTGCGCGTCCAAGGGCATCGACTCGATGAACCGCATCCGGTAGCCGCCGTTGACGGAGAAGGCGGCCAGGTCGGCGATCTCGTCGTCGTTGACTCCGCGCACCGGGACAGCGTTGACCTTGACAGGGGTGAGGCCCGCGGTGCGCGCGGCGCGCAGCCCTTCCAGCACGTCCGCGAGCCGGTCGCGGCGGGTGATCTCGGCAAACCGCTCGGCGCGCAGCGTGTCCAGACTGACGTTGACCCGGCTCAGCCCGGCCTCGCGCAGTGCGGAGGCGATGCGCGACAGGCCGATGCCGTTGGTGGTGAGCGACAGTTCCGGGGAGGGGGTGAGGGAGGCGAGGCGGGCGACCAGTTGGGGCAGGCCTCGGCGCAGCAGCGGCTCACCGCCGGTCAGTCTGACCTCGGTGATACCCAGCCTCTGTGTACCGATGCGGATCAGGCGCACGACCTCGTCGTCGGTGAGCACTTCGGCGCGGGGCAGCCAGTCGAGGCCTTCGGCGGGCATGCAGTACGTGCAGCGCAGGTTGCACCGGTCGGTGATGGAGACCCTCAAGTCCGTGTGGACACGCCCGAATCGGTCCACCAGCGGGGACGAGCGGCCGGAAGGACTCTCTGCAACGTAGTGCCGACCCGGACCGGTCCCGGCGCGATCGGCGCCTTGATCAGGATGGACTTGGGGCACGGTCTGCCTTCTTCCTCTGCCTGGGGGCAGTCACGCAATGGAGAGCGACGGCGGTGGTGAGACGCCACCACTCGGCGGTGCCCCGGCGGAAAGCGGCACCCATGTGGTGAGTTCTCGGACGCCTGCTCGGATCCACCGTGCCTGGCCGGGGCCGTTCGACGCGGACGAGTACTTCGCCGGGGTGAACGGCACCAGGGTGACAGCCGCGGGTGCGGTCGCGCTCCCGGCGAAATGACAGATCCGTCGACACTGTTTTTCTTGCAGGCGCCGCAACTTGCTCGTGTCCCACCATCGGTTGATTCCCCAGGACAAGTCAAAGAGGAATTCTCGATTTCATGATAGGTGGCAGTTATCCGGACCGAGAGCAGTGCACTGCGGGGTTCCCGAAACCGAAGCTCCGCACACGTCCTGCCTCTTCCGTGGAACCAGTCCATCCCAGGGATCAATAAGCGTCACCTATCAGGCCATCGGCAACTCCTCTTTGACAATTGCTCCGGTGTCGGCAGAAGCTGCCTCGCAGTGAAATCGCGTGTTCGCGCAGAACGCGAGAACATTCGTTGGAAAATCCTGGTTCCTGGACAGGGGAATGAACTGCCGCTTTCGGTCAGAAACCTCGAGTGGGCAGGGCGCCGACACCAACCGCGGACCAGCCTCGCCTCACCCGCGCAGGCGCGTCACAGAAAGAGGCAGACCAGATCATGAGCAGCATCGAGGATCCGAGCGACGACCTGTCGGTCACCCCGCCCAAGACATGGGCGACGGGTGTCCCCGCGGTGACACACGCTCTGCAGTACTCACTGGGCCAGACGTCGGTGCGTCGCACGGCGTTGACGCTGCTGAACATCAACCAGGCCAAGGGCTTCGACTGTCCTGGATGCGCATGGCCCGAACCCGCCCCCGGCAAGCGGCACATGAACGAGTACTGCGAGAACGGGGCCAAGCACATCAACGACGAGGCCACCTCGCGCCGCGTCACCCGGGAGTTCTTCCGCGAGCATTCGATCGCGGAGCTGGACGGCAAGTCGGACTACTGGCTCAACCAGCAGGGCCGGCTGACCGAGCCGATGGTCAAGCGGCCCGGCGCCACCCACTACGAGCCGATCTCCTGGGACGACGCCTTCGACATCCTCGCCAGGGAACTGCACCACCTCACCTCACCCGACCAGGCCCTGTTCTACGTGTCGGGCCGGCTCAACAACGAAGCCGCCTTCCTGCTCCAGCTGTTCGCCCGCGCCTACGGCACGAACAACCTCCCGGACTGCTCCAACATGTGCCACGAGTCCAGCGGCTTCGGTCTGGGCCAGTCACTGGGCATCGGCAAGGGCAGCGTCTCCCTGGACGACATCCACAACTCCGACCTGATCTTCGTCGTCGGGCAGAACCCCGGCACCAACCACCCCCGGATGCTCTCCGCACTGGAAGAGACCAAACGCAACGGCGGCCAGGTCATCGCCGTCAACACCTTGCCCGAGGCCGGACTGATGCGGTTCAAGCACCCGCAAAAGGCCCGTGGCGTGATCGGCAAGGGCACCGCGATCGCGGACCAGTTCCTCCACATCCGTGCCGGCGGCGACCTCGCCCTCTTCCAAGCCCTCAACCTGCTCTTGCTCCAAGCCGAGGACGCCGCCCCCGGCACCGTGCTCGACCACTCCTACATCCGCTCCGACACCACCGGCTTCAACGCCTTCGCCGAACACGCCCGCACCATCACCTGGGACGACATCCTCGCCGCCACCTCCCTCACCCGAGAAGAGATCGAACAGGTCCACCAACGGGTGCTGAACGCCAACAGCATCATCGTGTGCTGGGCGATGGGCATCACCCAGCAGAAACACGGGGTCGCCTCCATCCGCGAAATCTGCAACTTCCTCATGCTGCGCGGCAACATAGGCAAACGCGGCGCCGGCGTCTGCCCCGTCCGCGGCCACTCCAACGTGCAAGGCGACCGCACCATGGGAGTCTGGGAACAGATGCCGCAGGAATTCCTCGACGCACTCGGCACAGAATTCAACTTCACCCCACCCACCCACCACGGCCTGGACGCCGTCAACGGCATCCGCGCCATGCGCGACGGCAAAGCCCACGTCTTCATCGGAGTCGCCGGCAACTTCGCCCGCGCCACCCCCGACAGCAACGTCACCGAAGCAGCCCTACGCAACTGCCGGCTGACCGCACAGGTATCCACCAAACTCAACCGATCCCACACCGTCTGCGGCGACACCGCCCTCATCTTGCCCACCCTGGGCCGTAGCGACCGCGACGTACAGGACAGCGGCGAACAATTCATCACCGTCGAAGACTCCATGAGCGAGGTCCATGCCTCCCGAGGCCGCCTCACCCCGGCCTCCCCACACCTGCTCAGCGAAGTCGCCATCATCTCCCGCATGGCCCGACGCACCCTCGGCGACAAGGTGGACATCCCCTGGGAACAGTTCGAGGCCGACTACGACACCATCCGTGACCGGATCGCACGAGTGATCCCGGGCTTCGAGGACTTCAACACCCGCGTCGGCAAGCCCGGCGGTTTCGTCCTGCCCAACCCCGTCAACTCGCACATCTACCCCACTCCCAGCGGCAAAGCCGTCTTCACCCGCAACGAGTTCGCCAAGCTCGAAGCCCCCAAGGGCCACCTCATCCTCCAGACACTGCGCTCCCAC
This Streptomyces misionensis DNA region includes the following protein-coding sequences:
- a CDS encoding MFS transporter; the protein is MSSPAAAPPTPSNLRRIVAASLIGTTIEWYDYFLYGSAAALVFGRVFFPETDPLTGTLLSFLTYAIGFAARPIGAVVFGHYGDRLGRKKLLVISLLMMGLSTALIGCVPGYGTIGVAAPLLLTTLRLIQGFALGGEWGGAVLLVSEHGDAKRRGFWASWPQGGAPAGNLVAVGVLSLMTTVLSDDAFDSWGWRVPFLLSAVLVMVGLWIRLSVDESPLFKQALAQAERRKAEQRAERLPFVAVMRNHWRDVLVAMGARMAENISYYVITAFVLTYCVEHLKIDKQTSLNAVLIGSAVQFCLIPLFGALSDRVGRKPVYLVGAVGVGVWSWAFFALLDTKSFPALVLAVTVGLVFHSAMYAPQAAFFSELFATRMRYTGASIGAQLSSVAAGAPAPLIATALLGSYGNSTPISLYVALAALVTVIAVVASRETRGRDLAAIEPDGSAARPAADQQAATSA
- a CDS encoding FUSC family protein, whose amino-acid sequence is MGSMHSSRPAGSGRRCSAAVARVLSPRGALALRKVDGAFAHALQAAVATALPVLPLLLVGRPDYAVYTILGSFTTTFGPNLPYPRRARVLAVVGVAMTLCVGCGSALAAWAQPWEGGAGAAVVVAAMAVVAGLAKFACDATRLGGLGAVLLLFSFAVAANASPASFADVLPRTALTAAGAAAVWAVAVSGRLVHPDRPQRLAVAAALRAVAELLEASGAGEEDRPLRNRATSAVLLAYGSLGLLPPAAGRGVRGSVCVRLTDLSWSLLIDTARRPPDNPGKVARNLRRQVRLLVDLRRPAPALLPELLFPPMAAPTRTVRGSAETGPETAGPATRRATRLLVGPRPGHASVLLVPALRMTLGTGLAGALAVVLGLGHGYWAAITAAAVLHSVNVRIAAQRAVQRTLGTAAGLALTLGLLAAEPGPTVLVLVIVLLEFLLEYVVARNYGLGVTFLTPLALLLAELAAPEPARALVLERGVGSVLGILMGLGCALLVVHDRAAARAERAMAACAQAAEHAERALTDGLERSIPVIRMRLAAAVVELREADDAAAGELWPAEIDPTELAAVEQRAYQLLDRLARWP
- a CDS encoding molybdenum cofactor biosynthesis protein MoaE, which gives rise to MPHCPDAFAHPIRLLELRDTPLSLDEVYAAVGDPTAGGTALFVGTVRDHDDGKSVVSLEYSAHPTAERELLRVAGKVVADFPVRALAAVHRTGLLAIGDIAVIAAVSCPHRAEAFTACRRLVDDLKHEVPIWKHQIFSDGGEEWVGT
- a CDS encoding molybdopterin molybdotransferase MoeA: MTAARTQGADGTAQQAASATRRAPGPAIAWEQARSVARGSAGGPLPVLTCDLAGALGHALAEPLTALTDLPPFDTSAMDGWAVAGPGPWQLRGAAVLAGDRPEPLDDGSAVPIATGAPLPPGATAVLRRERGETEDRDGTLYDRTTGPGPLPPGRDVRPRGQECHSGEPLVPAGVTMTPAMLGLAAAAGYDQVAVHRRPTVELLLFGDELLTSGPPRDGLVRDALGPMLPPWLRSCGAQVLGHRMVGDDPGQVRKALRHSRADVVVTTGSTAGGPVDFLHDALGEAGARLLVDSVAVRPGHPMLLAQLPPATDGRSRRLVGLPGNPLAAVAGMVTLAMPLLRRLGGHPDAEPLRMATAAPLPGHPRDTRLLPVRRTECEVAPLPYSGSAMLRGLALADGLAVVPAGGAVTGAAVEVLGIPGP
- the moaA gene encoding GTP 3',8-cyclase MoaA is translated as MVDRFGRVHTDLRVSITDRCNLRCTYCMPAEGLDWLPRAEVLTDDEVVRLIRIGTQRLGITEVRLTGGEPLLRRGLPQLVARLASLTPSPELSLTTNGIGLSRIASALREAGLSRVNVSLDTLRAERFAEITRRDRLADVLEGLRAARTAGLTPVKVNAVPVRGVNDDEIADLAAFSVNGGYRMRFIESMPLDAQGAWARDRMVTAQEILDRLGERFELVPVERQDNAPAEEWRIAGTQTTVGVIASVTRPFCGNCDRVRLTADGQLRNCLFATKESDLRALLRGGADDAALEAAWRASVAGKGPGHAIDSPEFRRPQRPMSAIGG
- a CDS encoding FdhF/YdeP family oxidoreductase, producing the protein MSSIEDPSDDLSVTPPKTWATGVPAVTHALQYSLGQTSVRRTALTLLNINQAKGFDCPGCAWPEPAPGKRHMNEYCENGAKHINDEATSRRVTREFFREHSIAELDGKSDYWLNQQGRLTEPMVKRPGATHYEPISWDDAFDILARELHHLTSPDQALFYVSGRLNNEAAFLLQLFARAYGTNNLPDCSNMCHESSGFGLGQSLGIGKGSVSLDDIHNSDLIFVVGQNPGTNHPRMLSALEETKRNGGQVIAVNTLPEAGLMRFKHPQKARGVIGKGTAIADQFLHIRAGGDLALFQALNLLLLQAEDAAPGTVLDHSYIRSDTTGFNAFAEHARTITWDDILAATSLTREEIEQVHQRVLNANSIIVCWAMGITQQKHGVASIREICNFLMLRGNIGKRGAGVCPVRGHSNVQGDRTMGVWEQMPQEFLDALGTEFNFTPPTHHGLDAVNGIRAMRDGKAHVFIGVAGNFARATPDSNVTEAALRNCRLTAQVSTKLNRSHTVCGDTALILPTLGRSDRDVQDSGEQFITVEDSMSEVHASRGRLTPASPHLLSEVAIISRMARRTLGDKVDIPWEQFEADYDTIRDRIARVIPGFEDFNTRVGKPGGFVLPNPVNSHIYPTPSGKAVFTRNEFAKLEAPKGHLILQTLRSHDQWNTIWYAPNDRYRGIHNARRVVMVNPDDLTTLGFQDRDHVDLVSIWHDGTERRAPDFQIVAYPTSRGSAAAYYPETNVLVPLDSVADISNCPTSKGVIIRLEPTREAA